A genomic window from Maridesulfovibrio sp. includes:
- the infC gene encoding translation initiation factor IF-3 produces MAFHKDRRPYRRDDGARRNERIRVPKVMVIDDEGNQLGVLPTREALEIAQERGLDLVEVAEKADPPVCKIMDYGKFKYQQQKRKQEAKKKQTVIQIKEVKFRPKTDEHDYQTKLKHIRRFLEGGDRCKVTIFFRGREIVHKDRGLAVLERVQQETLDISKMEQAPRSEGRTMNMMLAPIKK; encoded by the coding sequence ATAGCTTTTCATAAAGACAGGCGTCCCTATCGCAGGGATGACGGTGCCCGCCGAAACGAGCGCATTAGAGTTCCCAAGGTCATGGTTATTGACGACGAGGGTAATCAACTGGGAGTTCTCCCCACACGTGAAGCCCTGGAAATTGCACAGGAACGGGGTCTTGATCTGGTTGAAGTTGCAGAAAAGGCAGATCCGCCTGTTTGCAAGATAATGGACTATGGTAAGTTCAAATATCAGCAGCAGAAGCGTAAGCAGGAAGCCAAAAAGAAGCAGACTGTAATTCAGATCAAGGAAGTCAAATTTCGCCCCAAGACAGACGAGCACGACTACCAGACAAAGCTCAAGCACATCCGTCGGTTTCTCGAAGGCGGCGACAGGTGCAAAGTCACTATATTTTTCAGGGGCCGAGAAATTGTCCATAAGGACAGAGGACTTGCCGTTCTGGAACGTGTCCAACAGGAAACTCTGGACATTTCCAAAATGGAGCAGGCCCCTAGGTCTGAAGGCCGCACCATGAATATGATGCTGGCCCCCATTAAAAAATAA
- the rplT gene encoding 50S ribosomal protein L20: protein MRVKRGVAAKRRHKKYLKMAKGFRGSGSTLYRTARERVERSLCMAYVGRKLRKRDMRKLWIQRINAAARLNGMSYSRLIHGLSTAGVTLNRKVLADLAVNDAPAFAKVVEIAKAQVS from the coding sequence ATGAGAGTAAAACGTGGTGTAGCCGCTAAGAGGCGTCATAAAAAATATTTAAAGATGGCCAAGGGTTTCCGTGGCTCCGGATCAACCCTTTACCGTACCGCCAGAGAGAGAGTTGAACGCTCCCTCTGCATGGCCTACGTCGGCCGCAAACTGCGCAAACGTGATATGCGCAAACTCTGGATTCAGCGTATCAACGCTGCTGCACGCCTCAACGGCATGTCCTACAGCCGTCTCATTCACGGACTGTCCACTGCTGGCGTTACCCTGAACCGTAAAGTTCTCGCTGATCTGGCTGTTAACGATGCACCCGCATTCGCCAAAGTAGTTGAGATCGCCAAAGCTCAGGTTAGCTAA
- a CDS encoding acyl-ACP thioesterase domain-containing protein — protein MNKKSVQIKKVVPAYETGPDDRMHCHWLMNHMQEAATLHADTLGIGVNDLAKSGQMWVLTSMRIGIEELPRREEEFELTTWSRGVKRLRAFREFSGCDANGRERIRASSEWMVLDEATRKPIVINPDFNFYAQDKCVFQNAMKRLRPGTPEKEIRTLTVGYSSLDANGHVNNAEYLRWSFDGLRPMGLDQNEIKSIRIAFLSEVFEGNIIKLMSCNCSDDGFELIGFNETENRAAFALKIE, from the coding sequence ATGAATAAAAAATCAGTACAGATCAAAAAGGTCGTCCCGGCTTATGAAACAGGCCCGGACGACCGCATGCATTGCCACTGGCTCATGAATCACATGCAGGAAGCAGCAACTCTCCATGCTGATACGCTTGGAATAGGTGTTAATGACCTCGCTAAATCAGGACAGATGTGGGTGCTGACCTCCATGCGCATCGGGATAGAGGAACTCCCCCGGCGTGAAGAAGAGTTCGAACTGACCACATGGTCCCGGGGAGTAAAAAGATTGCGCGCCTTCCGCGAATTTTCCGGCTGTGATGCAAATGGACGGGAAAGAATCCGCGCATCTTCAGAATGGATGGTGCTTGATGAAGCTACACGCAAACCGATTGTAATTAACCCGGACTTTAATTTTTACGCACAAGACAAATGCGTTTTCCAGAACGCAATGAAACGACTGCGCCCCGGAACCCCTGAAAAAGAAATCCGAACCTTGACCGTTGGCTACAGCTCCCTTGACGCTAACGGACACGTCAATAATGCTGAATACCTGCGTTGGTCCTTCGACGGACTGCGCCCGATGGGTCTGGATCAGAATGAGATTAAATCCATACGCATTGCTTTTCTCTCTGAAGTCTTTGAAGGGAACATAATTAAGTTAATGAGTTGCAACTGTTCAGATGATGGTTTTGAATTGATAGGGTTCAATGAGACTGAAAATAGAGCCGCTTTTGCGCTGAAAATTGAATAA
- the pheT gene encoding phenylalanine--tRNA ligase subunit beta: MLLSMQWLRDFVPYEGEIQELGDRLTMLGLELEEIFNPFEAIKDIVVGHVVECGKHPEADKLSVCKVDVGDGELLDIVCGAPNVTQGINVPVAKVGVTMPGDFKIKKAKLRGVKSNGMICSERELELSDAHEGIMILPEGLTPGVKFTKAMNMEDTVMDLGITPNRADCLSMLGIAREAALAFDLPITMPKLNLVESGGNAADMLKIEIDDPEQCPLYQARILQGAKIGPSPDWMRYRLLSVGVRPISNIVDVTNYILFELGQPLHSFDADLIKGGKIRVGLATDDAKFTTLDEQERKLIDTDLLIWDAERPVALAGVMGGMNSEISDGSTNVILESAVFRPGTIRKTARRLALPSEASYRFERGVDQQLNTFAMDRAAQLMSELSGAKVVSGVAKSEPKPWQDRTHDYRHQRCNSRLGLDLEPEFSKKAFSLMGLKVDDSDADCWKVSTPSYRLDLEREADLYEEVARYFGMDKIPSVLPRISKTFDAAVIADTPYGFYRRIKNWGRGVGLHEAINYSFVGDDDLDLLGLPKEGRVNIANPLSEDQNVMRTELAPGLLNTVRHNLAQGNTHIRVFEIAKKFIKDAESDTETREQSRLGIMLYGPRSNAEWPNEQGDADYLDIKGLVEHLLADLKLGEASLALAEDNSYLEPCVNISIGDREIGFMGMVKADIADKYHAKKEIWMADLNADLLRDIVMAHKIKFSPLPVFPPSRRDVTVIGPVSLHAETVKDAILALKLPLIESVELVNVFVPKDQEDERNLSFRITYRHGQKTLTDKAVDKEHQKVLAGLEKSLPVRF, encoded by the coding sequence ATGCTTTTAAGCATGCAATGGCTGCGGGATTTCGTTCCATATGAGGGCGAAATTCAGGAGCTTGGCGACAGGCTGACCATGCTCGGCCTTGAGCTTGAAGAAATTTTCAATCCTTTTGAAGCGATCAAGGACATCGTTGTCGGACACGTTGTGGAGTGCGGCAAGCACCCCGAAGCGGACAAGCTGTCTGTTTGTAAAGTTGACGTCGGCGACGGCGAACTTCTTGATATTGTTTGCGGCGCACCCAACGTGACCCAGGGCATTAATGTACCTGTGGCCAAAGTCGGCGTGACCATGCCCGGTGATTTCAAAATCAAAAAAGCCAAACTTCGCGGTGTAAAATCCAACGGTATGATCTGCTCAGAGCGTGAACTGGAACTTTCCGACGCGCACGAAGGTATCATGATCCTGCCTGAAGGACTCACCCCCGGAGTAAAGTTCACTAAAGCAATGAACATGGAAGACACCGTCATGGACCTGGGTATCACACCCAACCGTGCCGACTGCCTGTCCATGCTCGGAATTGCCCGTGAAGCGGCCTTGGCGTTTGACCTGCCCATTACCATGCCTAAACTCAACCTTGTTGAGTCTGGCGGTAACGCCGCAGACATGCTCAAGATTGAGATTGATGACCCCGAACAATGCCCGCTCTATCAGGCCAGAATCCTGCAAGGCGCCAAAATCGGGCCATCTCCGGACTGGATGCGTTACCGCCTTCTTTCCGTTGGCGTTCGTCCCATCAGCAATATTGTTGATGTTACCAACTATATCCTTTTCGAACTTGGCCAGCCCTTACACTCTTTTGACGCAGATTTGATCAAAGGTGGCAAAATCAGGGTCGGTCTTGCTACTGACGACGCTAAATTTACCACTCTTGATGAACAGGAACGTAAACTCATTGATACAGACCTGCTTATCTGGGACGCAGAGCGTCCGGTTGCTCTGGCCGGTGTAATGGGTGGCATGAACTCCGAGATCAGCGATGGTTCTACCAACGTGATTCTTGAATCTGCCGTTTTCCGCCCCGGCACAATCCGCAAAACAGCCCGCCGTCTGGCACTTCCCTCCGAAGCGTCTTACCGTTTCGAGCGTGGAGTTGACCAACAGCTTAACACCTTTGCAATGGACCGTGCGGCCCAGCTCATGAGTGAACTTTCCGGTGCAAAAGTCGTTTCCGGAGTGGCAAAAAGCGAACCCAAACCATGGCAGGACCGCACCCACGATTACCGTCATCAGCGCTGTAACAGCAGGCTCGGTCTTGATCTTGAACCTGAATTCAGCAAAAAAGCATTCTCCCTTATGGGGCTGAAAGTAGATGATAGCGATGCTGATTGCTGGAAAGTCTCTACCCCTTCATACAGACTCGACCTTGAACGTGAAGCCGATCTGTACGAAGAAGTAGCCCGCTACTTTGGCATGGATAAAATACCGTCGGTTCTGCCCCGCATTTCCAAGACATTTGATGCTGCGGTTATTGCAGATACTCCTTACGGTTTCTATCGCCGCATCAAAAACTGGGGTCGCGGTGTCGGTCTGCACGAAGCGATTAACTACAGCTTTGTAGGTGATGACGATCTCGACCTGCTTGGTCTACCTAAGGAAGGCCGTGTAAACATCGCCAACCCTCTGAGTGAAGACCAGAACGTGATGCGTACTGAGCTTGCCCCCGGGTTGCTCAACACAGTTCGCCACAACCTAGCACAGGGCAACACCCATATCCGGGTATTTGAGATCGCTAAAAAATTCATCAAAGATGCTGAGTCCGATACCGAAACCCGTGAACAGTCCCGGCTGGGTATTATGCTCTACGGTCCCCGTTCAAACGCTGAATGGCCAAATGAACAGGGAGATGCAGACTATCTTGATATCAAAGGTCTCGTAGAACATCTGTTGGCCGACCTCAAACTGGGCGAAGCATCCTTGGCCCTTGCGGAAGATAACAGCTATCTTGAACCATGTGTCAACATTAGCATCGGTGATCGGGAAATCGGTTTCATGGGTATGGTGAAGGCGGACATAGCCGATAAGTACCACGCCAAAAAAGAGATCTGGATGGCAGACCTTAATGCCGATCTGCTGCGTGACATCGTAATGGCTCACAAAATTAAATTCAGCCCGCTTCCGGTATTCCCGCCGTCCAGAAGAGACGTGACTGTAATCGGTCCCGTTTCCCTGCACGCCGAAACTGTTAAGGACGCGATTCTCGCGCTGAAATTGCCGCTGATCGAATCAGTGGAACTGGTTAACGTCTTCGTCCCCAAAGATCAGGAAGACGAGCGTAACCTCTCCTTCCGCATCACCTACCGTCACGGCCAGAAGACTTTGACAGACAAGGCTGTAGACAAAGAACACCAGAAGGTGCTTGCAGGACTGGAAAAATCCCTTCCTGTTCGTTTCTAA
- the shc gene encoding squalene--hopene cyclase, with product MNKKSAMKINKKAKNQVVSLLQPKDALNRVMKRFRSLQSPEGYWVFALEADVTIPSEYIMFNRFLGRKMDKGLAERLGNYIRAKQMPDGGWPLHDDDGPMNISASVKAYMALKMLGDDKDAEHMVRARQIILAKGGAETSNVFTRICLATFGQIPWHCPPAMPIEIVLLPKWFFFHLDKVSYWSRSVIYPLLIIYAKRPVCRLRPEEAVPELFCKPAEEHIHIDRYRDKGWRKNLFILLDRVLKRTMHLVPKSINKKALTFAEKWTREHMAGRGGIGAIFPAMANAVTALHLLGYDESDPDFARGMQAVDDLMVDKFHVPEKSPWEHTVVTGGAELSAAPELDISPDHGTAENLEQAMCQPCNSPIWDTCLALSAMMEAGEDQDSKCTQKSLEWLWDQQIFFRGDWISKAPALEGGGWAFQFENTFYPDLDDTAMVLMAMCRAGVLNQPEHRENFVKGVNWLIGMQSSNGGWAAFDIDNCAEYLNDIPFADHGALLDPPTSDLTARVIELLGVIGYDKSFRPIKNGIDFLKKEQEDDGCWFGRWGVNYIYGTWSVLCGLRQAGEDMNSSYVCKAVEWFEKHQNKDGGWGESCLSYNDKNYAGLGDSTASQTSWALLGLMAAGRVHSKAVSRGVRYLLDTQKDDGSWDETLFTGTGFPRVFYLRYHGYSQYFPMWALGVYQRFSAEEDTMQILMRRKSPLDLGRKW from the coding sequence ATGAACAAGAAAAGCGCCATGAAAATAAATAAGAAGGCCAAAAATCAAGTTGTTTCGCTGCTGCAGCCCAAAGATGCCCTGAACCGGGTAATGAAACGTTTCCGTTCTCTGCAATCCCCTGAAGGGTACTGGGTTTTCGCTCTTGAAGCGGATGTGACGATCCCATCCGAATACATCATGTTCAACAGATTTCTGGGACGCAAGATGGATAAAGGACTTGCCGAACGGCTTGGTAACTACATTCGTGCCAAACAGATGCCTGATGGCGGCTGGCCCCTGCATGACGATGACGGCCCTATGAATATTAGCGCTTCTGTAAAAGCGTACATGGCTCTCAAGATGCTTGGCGATGACAAAGATGCGGAACACATGGTCCGCGCACGACAGATTATCCTAGCTAAGGGCGGTGCGGAGACATCCAACGTCTTCACCCGCATCTGCCTTGCAACCTTTGGACAGATTCCGTGGCACTGCCCCCCGGCCATGCCCATTGAAATAGTACTGCTGCCTAAATGGTTTTTCTTTCATCTGGATAAGGTTTCTTACTGGTCACGCTCAGTTATCTATCCGCTGCTGATCATCTACGCCAAGCGTCCGGTCTGCCGTCTGCGTCCGGAAGAAGCTGTGCCGGAACTTTTCTGCAAACCGGCAGAAGAACATATCCATATTGACAGATATCGCGACAAAGGCTGGCGGAAAAACCTTTTCATTCTGCTCGACCGCGTTCTTAAACGGACCATGCATCTGGTTCCCAAGTCCATTAACAAAAAAGCCCTGACCTTTGCTGAAAAATGGACCCGCGAACACATGGCAGGACGTGGCGGAATCGGTGCAATCTTCCCGGCAATGGCTAATGCTGTGACCGCATTGCACCTACTCGGCTATGACGAATCCGATCCTGATTTCGCACGCGGCATGCAGGCTGTGGACGACCTTATGGTCGACAAATTTCATGTTCCGGAAAAATCCCCATGGGAACACACTGTCGTGACAGGCGGAGCAGAACTTTCCGCAGCACCTGAGCTGGATATTTCACCTGACCATGGTACAGCTGAAAACCTCGAACAGGCAATGTGCCAGCCCTGCAACTCTCCGATCTGGGATACCTGTCTGGCCCTCTCGGCCATGATGGAAGCGGGCGAAGATCAGGATAGCAAATGCACACAGAAATCCTTGGAATGGCTCTGGGATCAACAGATTTTTTTCCGTGGAGACTGGATTTCAAAAGCCCCTGCCCTTGAAGGCGGAGGATGGGCATTTCAGTTTGAAAATACCTTCTACCCCGACCTTGATGACACCGCTATGGTGCTCATGGCCATGTGCCGTGCCGGGGTTCTGAATCAGCCCGAACACCGTGAGAATTTCGTTAAAGGCGTAAACTGGCTCATCGGCATGCAGTCCTCAAACGGCGGCTGGGCTGCCTTCGATATAGACAACTGCGCGGAATACCTGAACGACATCCCCTTTGCAGACCACGGCGCACTGCTCGACCCGCCCACTTCGGACCTGACCGCCCGTGTCATCGAACTGCTGGGCGTAATCGGATACGACAAGAGCTTCCGCCCGATTAAAAACGGCATAGACTTCCTCAAAAAAGAACAGGAAGACGACGGCTGCTGGTTCGGTCGCTGGGGGGTCAACTATATTTACGGAACATGGTCTGTTCTGTGCGGATTGCGTCAGGCCGGTGAAGACATGAACTCCTCCTACGTCTGCAAGGCCGTGGAATGGTTTGAAAAGCATCAGAATAAGGACGGCGGCTGGGGCGAATCATGCCTGAGTTACAATGATAAGAATTACGCCGGACTTGGTGACTCCACAGCATCCCAGACCTCATGGGCTCTGCTGGGCCTCATGGCCGCCGGACGGGTTCACTCCAAAGCTGTCAGCCGAGGAGTCCGGTACCTGCTTGATACCCAGAAAGATGACGGAAGCTGGGATGAAACCCTTTTTACCGGAACCGGATTCCCGCGCGTCTTCTACCTGCGCTATCACGGATACTCCCAGTACTTCCCAATGTGGGCGCTTGGCGTATATCAACGTTTCTCCGCAGAAGAAGATACCATGCAGATTCTCATGCGTCGAAAATCCCCTCTCGACCTCGGCAGGAAATGGTAG
- a CDS encoding TetR family transcriptional regulator, with protein MARKTKEEAEKTRQALLASAFKVFNEKGYAKTTLQDIAEDSGVTRGAIYWHFKNKTDLFEKLFDYAFMPVRDLLFSKFEENLPPKEMIDGLMRVWIEHAGKNENFRAAFGIMFNKTEWSEELMPFKLKFREYEFKFIKRTEQIIAEGQREGTFRDDIKPKVAAAQYFSILLGLAQYSQFFPEEVDIYNESESLIKMFMNSCLKTN; from the coding sequence ATGGCCAGAAAGACCAAAGAAGAGGCTGAAAAAACCCGCCAAGCATTGCTTGCCTCCGCTTTCAAAGTATTCAACGAAAAAGGGTACGCTAAAACCACTCTGCAAGATATCGCTGAAGACTCGGGCGTTACCCGTGGCGCAATATATTGGCATTTCAAAAATAAAACCGATTTATTCGAAAAACTTTTTGACTATGCATTCATGCCAGTGCGTGATCTGCTTTTCAGCAAATTTGAAGAAAACTTGCCTCCCAAAGAAATGATTGACGGTCTCATGCGGGTCTGGATTGAGCACGCCGGAAAAAATGAAAATTTCCGTGCAGCCTTTGGAATCATGTTCAATAAAACCGAGTGGTCTGAAGAACTCATGCCTTTCAAATTAAAGTTCAGAGAGTATGAATTTAAATTCATCAAAAGAACTGAACAGATAATTGCAGAAGGACAGCGGGAAGGCACATTCCGGGATGACATAAAACCCAAGGTTGCCGCTGCACAATATTTTTCCATTCTCCTAGGTCTTGCACAGTACTCTCAATTCTTTCCTGAAGAAGTAGATATATATAATGAATCAGAATCTTTAATCAAAATGTTCATGAACTCATGCTTAAAAACAAATTAA
- the pheS gene encoding phenylalanine--tRNA ligase subunit alpha — protein MSDVKSLLQELEGLVPECSARLDQASLSELEDIKIDMLGRKGRVAKIMSGLPSLSNEDKPVAGKKANEVKATLTELIEGKQSELEKAAIAESLSRFDPTMPGRKPAEGSLHPVTLAMDEICDVFIGLGFEVVTGPEVENDWYNFEALNIPPEHPARDMQDTLYISDSILLRTHTSPLQVRTMMDRTPPVAAIAPGKVYRRDSDLTHTPMFHQIEGFLIDQNVSMADLRGTLTAFVHQLFGPKTGVRFRPSFFPFTEPSAEVDISCVMCGGKGTIDGKPCRVCKQTGWVEILGCGMMDPNVMKAVDYDTEKYSGFAFGLGIERVAMLKYGIGDLRMFFENDIRFLEQFS, from the coding sequence GTGTCGGACGTAAAGTCCCTGTTACAGGAACTTGAAGGCCTGGTCCCGGAGTGCTCTGCACGCCTGGATCAGGCTTCTTTGTCTGAACTGGAAGACATCAAGATCGACATGCTCGGCCGGAAAGGCCGTGTAGCCAAAATCATGTCCGGTCTGCCCTCGCTTTCTAACGAAGACAAGCCTGTAGCAGGTAAAAAAGCCAATGAAGTAAAGGCCACTCTCACCGAGCTTATCGAGGGAAAGCAGAGCGAGCTTGAAAAAGCCGCCATCGCTGAGAGCCTATCCCGTTTCGACCCCACAATGCCCGGACGCAAACCTGCTGAAGGTTCTCTGCACCCGGTAACCCTTGCCATGGATGAAATCTGTGACGTTTTCATCGGGCTTGGCTTTGAGGTCGTAACCGGACCCGAAGTTGAGAATGACTGGTACAACTTCGAAGCACTGAACATTCCGCCGGAACATCCAGCTCGCGACATGCAGGATACCCTGTACATTTCAGATTCTATCCTGCTGCGTACCCACACCTCCCCGCTACAGGTCCGCACCATGATGGACAGAACTCCTCCGGTTGCAGCGATCGCCCCGGGCAAGGTTTACCGCAGGGACTCTGACCTGACCCATACCCCTATGTTCCATCAGATCGAAGGGTTTCTCATTGATCAGAACGTGAGCATGGCGGATCTGCGCGGAACACTGACTGCATTTGTCCACCAGCTTTTCGGACCCAAGACCGGCGTGCGTTTCCGCCCCAGCTTCTTCCCCTTTACCGAACCCAGCGCAGAAGTTGATATCTCCTGTGTTATGTGCGGTGGTAAAGGTACCATCGACGGCAAACCCTGCCGTGTGTGCAAGCAGACCGGCTGGGTTGAAATCCTCGGCTGCGGCATGATGGATCCTAACGTAATGAAAGCAGTTGATTACGACACCGAGAAGTATTCCGGTTTCGCATTCGGACTCGGCATCGAACGCGTAGCCATGCTTAAATATGGCATCGGCGACTTACGCATGTTCTTTGAAAACGACATCCGATTTTTAGAGCAATTCTCCTAA
- a CDS encoding TetR/AcrR family transcriptional regulator yields MNANSKTIDAPQQPLRMLILDAARKLFAEHGYAQVSMRKLATTIGYSPTTIYHHFKDKKELFLCLTEETYRDFLQRINSIIATTPPPREALKNILYTLVDMGLENPSAYRVGFMMESDLWKDHNAHFQDNPLGKTMYNRINQCVKNCLPKDCTEEDILVTSNSVVAATHGLTSLLITYPTFEWGPLDRLKVQVIDSAVDAIA; encoded by the coding sequence ATGAATGCTAATTCAAAAACAATCGATGCACCGCAGCAGCCACTGCGTATGCTGATACTGGATGCCGCCCGCAAACTATTTGCCGAACATGGATACGCACAAGTCTCCATGCGTAAGCTGGCGACAACTATCGGCTACTCGCCGACAACTATCTATCATCATTTCAAAGATAAAAAGGAACTCTTCCTCTGCCTGACCGAAGAGACCTACCGCGATTTCCTGCAACGCATCAACAGCATTATCGCGACCACTCCCCCGCCACGTGAAGCACTTAAAAACATACTTTACACCCTCGTAGATATGGGACTTGAAAACCCCAGTGCATACCGGGTAGGTTTCATGATGGAAAGTGACCTCTGGAAAGATCACAACGCGCATTTCCAAGACAACCCGCTGGGTAAAACCATGTACAACCGCATCAATCAATGCGTAAAAAATTGTCTACCCAAAGACTGTACCGAGGAAGATATTCTGGTTACATCAAATTCTGTTGTTGCAGCAACACACGGGCTGACCTCTCTTTTAATCACATACCCTACCTTTGAATGGGGCCCGCTGGACAGATTGAAAGTACAAGTTATCGACTCCGCCGTTGACGCCATCGCCTGA
- the thrS gene encoding threonine--tRNA ligase → MDMQVAGKELEVQQGALCGEVLQEALSKKQFKNVIVARCGDTLLDLTTTVPADCTDLEPVMADSEEGLEVIRHSTAHLMAEAVKKLYPTAKVTIGPSIASGFYYDFDYERPFTPEDLEAIEAEMLRRVGANEEFTREELSSAEALKKFEEMGESYKVELINDLGADTVSLYTNGDFADLCRGPHVPRTGMLKAFKLLSVAGAYWRGDEKREQLQRIYGTAFADPKSLKKHLAQIEEAKKRDHRKLGTQLDLFSVNHEVGAGMTIWHPKGALVRAILEDFERKEHLKRGYQFVQGPLILKRELWEKSGHYDNYRENMYFTEIDEQAYGIKPMNCLSHMLVFKSRLRSYRDLPQRYFELGVVHRHEKSGVLHGLLRVRSFTQDDAHLICRPDQLREEIIGVAKFVGDVMGLFGFEYEAEISTKPEKAIGSEEDWDRATEALKGALNEMGMDYSINEGDGAFYGPKIDIIIKDALERRWQCATIQCDFTLPERFDLSYVGEDGERHRPVMLHRVILGSIERFIGVLLEHTGGALPSWLSPVQAKILTVTDSQNEFAQKVLQFLQEKGIRAEVDDRNEKLGYKVREAQLEKIPFMLVVGDKEVAAESVNVRARDGEDPGLKSIEEAAELMSTAISEPFKRGGMSYSFS, encoded by the coding sequence GTGGATATGCAAGTTGCAGGTAAAGAACTTGAGGTTCAGCAGGGTGCGCTTTGCGGCGAGGTTCTCCAAGAAGCCTTGTCCAAGAAGCAGTTCAAGAACGTTATAGTTGCCAGATGTGGCGATACGCTTCTTGATCTCACCACTACCGTGCCTGCCGACTGTACCGACCTTGAGCCGGTTATGGCCGATTCCGAAGAAGGTCTGGAGGTAATCCGCCACTCCACAGCACACCTTATGGCTGAAGCAGTTAAAAAACTCTACCCTACAGCCAAGGTGACCATTGGCCCCTCTATTGCCAGCGGCTTTTACTACGACTTCGATTATGAACGCCCCTTCACTCCTGAAGATTTAGAGGCCATAGAAGCCGAAATGCTGCGCCGTGTCGGAGCCAATGAAGAATTTACCCGCGAGGAACTTTCCAGCGCAGAAGCACTCAAAAAATTTGAGGAAATGGGCGAATCCTACAAGGTCGAACTGATCAACGATCTGGGAGCGGACACTGTATCATTATACACTAACGGAGATTTCGCAGACCTTTGCCGTGGCCCTCATGTGCCTAGAACCGGTATGCTCAAGGCTTTTAAGCTGCTTTCCGTTGCCGGTGCGTACTGGCGCGGGGATGAAAAACGCGAACAACTCCAACGTATTTACGGAACCGCTTTCGCCGACCCCAAATCTTTGAAGAAACACCTCGCACAGATTGAGGAAGCCAAAAAACGCGACCATCGTAAACTTGGAACCCAGCTTGATCTATTTTCCGTAAACCATGAAGTGGGTGCGGGTATGACCATCTGGCATCCCAAGGGCGCACTGGTCCGCGCAATCCTTGAAGACTTTGAACGCAAGGAACACCTCAAACGCGGCTATCAGTTCGTACAGGGTCCGCTTATTCTCAAACGTGAACTTTGGGAAAAATCCGGCCACTACGACAACTACCGCGAAAATATGTACTTTACTGAGATTGATGAGCAGGCCTACGGCATCAAGCCCATGAACTGCCTTTCTCACATGCTGGTATTCAAATCCAGACTCCGCAGCTACCGCGATCTGCCCCAGCGCTACTTTGAACTGGGTGTGGTTCATCGCCACGAAAAGTCCGGCGTACTGCACGGCCTGCTGCGTGTACGTTCTTTCACACAGGATGATGCGCATCTCATCTGCCGCCCTGATCAGCTCCGGGAAGAAATTATCGGAGTTGCAAAGTTCGTCGGCGATGTAATGGGTCTGTTCGGATTTGAATATGAAGCAGAAATCAGCACCAAGCCCGAAAAGGCCATCGGTTCTGAAGAAGACTGGGATAGAGCCACCGAAGCACTCAAAGGCGCACTCAACGAAATGGGTATGGATTACTCAATCAATGAAGGCGACGGAGCGTTCTACGGTCCCAAAATCGACATCATTATTAAAGATGCACTTGAACGTCGCTGGCAATGTGCTACAATCCAGTGTGATTTCACCTTGCCAGAAAGGTTCGACTTAAGCTATGTGGGCGAAGATGGAGAGCGTCACAGACCTGTAATGCTGCACCGGGTTATCCTCGGTTCCATCGAACGTTTCATCGGTGTCCTGCTTGAACACACCGGTGGCGCTCTGCCCTCCTGGCTGTCCCCTGTTCAGGCAAAAATTCTCACTGTCACCGATTCTCAGAACGAATTTGCACAAAAAGTCTTGCAGTTTCTCCAAGAAAAGGGCATTCGTGCCGAGGTCGATGATCGCAATGAGAAACTGGGTTACAAAGTTCGGGAAGCCCAGCTAGAAAAAATCCCGTTCATGTTAGTAGTTGGCGACAAAGAAGTTGCCGCGGAATCGGTCAATGTAAGGGCCCGCGACGGGGAAGACCCCGGACTCAAGTCTATTGAAGAAGCGGCAGAGCTTATGTCGACCGCCATTAGTGAACCATTCAAACGCGGAGGCATGAGCTATAGCTTTTCATAA
- the rpmI gene encoding 50S ribosomal protein L35 — MPKMKTRRGAAKRFAKTGSGKFKRRKQGLRHILTKKNAKRKSRLGQSATVDSANIGQVKRMLPYA; from the coding sequence ATGCCTAAAATGAAAACCAGAAGAGGCGCAGCAAAGCGTTTTGCTAAGACCGGCAGCGGCAAATTCAAACGTCGCAAGCAGGGTCTGCGTCACATCCTGACCAAGAAGAATGCGAAGCGTAAGAGCAGACTCGGCCAGAGCGCAACTGTTGACAGTGCGAACATCGGTCAGGTCAAACGCATGCTTCCCTACGCTTAA